The sequence AGGAAATCTTCATCGAGGACCTGCGCGAGGAATTCGTCCGCGATTTCGTCTTTCCCATGTTCCGCGCCAATACGGTGTACGAGGGCGAATATCTGCTGGGCACCTCCATCGCCCGTCCCCTCATCGCCAAGCGGCTGGTGGAGATCGCCGAGCTGACCGGCGCCGATGCCATCGCCCACGGCGCCACCGGCAAGGGCAACGATCAGGTGCGCTTCGAGCTGGGGGCCTATGCCCTCAAGCCCGACATCCGCATCATCGCCCCCTGGCGCGAATGGGACCTCACCTCCCGCGAGAAGCTGCTCGCCTACGCTGAAAGCCACGGCATCCCGGTGGAAATGAAGCACAAGGCGGGCGGCTCACCGTATTCCATGGACGCCAATCTGCTGCACATCTCCTACGAGGGCCGCCACCTGGAAAATCCCGCCGCCGAGCCGGAGGAGGACATGTGGCGCTGGACGGTGGCCCCGGAGAAGGCGCCGGACGAACCGGAATACGTGGAGATCGAATACGAGCGGGGCGATCCGGTGGCGGTCAATGGCAGGCGGCTTAGCCCCGCCGCTTTGCTTGCCGAGCTCAACCGCCTGGGCAGCAAGCACGGGGTCGGCCGCCTGGACCTGGTGGAAAACCGCTACGTGGGCATGAAATCCCGCGGCTGTTATGAAACGCCGGGCGGCACCCTCATGCTCAAGGCCCACCGTGCCATCGAATCCATTACCCTGGACCGGGAGGTCGCCCATCTCAAGGACGATCTCATGCCCCGCTACGCCAGCCTGATCTATAACGGATACTGGTGGTCGCCGGAGCGCCGGGCCCTGCAGACCCTCATCGACCACACCCAGGAGCACGTCAATGGCTGGGTGCGGCTCAAGCTCTACAAGGGCAATGCCATGGTGGTGGGACGGGATTCACCCAGCGATTCCCTGTTCGATCCCGCCATCG comes from Burkholderiales bacterium and encodes:
- a CDS encoding argininosuccinate synthase, whose amino-acid sequence is MSKVRKVVLAYSGGLDTSVILKWLQDHYQCEVVTFTADIGQGEELEPAREKARQLGVKEIFIEDLREEFVRDFVFPMFRANTVYEGEYLLGTSIARPLIAKRLVEIAELTGADAIAHGATGKGNDQVRFELGAYALKPDIRIIAPWREWDLTSREKLLAYAESHGIPVEMKHKAGGSPYSMDANLLHISYEGRHLENPAAEPEEDMWRWTVAPEKAPDEPEYVEIEYERGDPVAVNGRRLSPAALLAELNRLGSKHGVGRLDLVENRYVGMKSRGCYETPGGTLMLKAHRAIESITLDREVAHLKDDLMPRYASLIYNGYWWSPERRALQTLIDHTQEHVNGWVRLKLYKGNAMVVGRDSPSDSLFDPAI